One Alkalicoccus halolimnae DNA segment encodes these proteins:
- a CDS encoding acyl-CoA dehydrogenase, translating to MNLHFTDEQNMTRRMVRQFAEEKVAKAVERMEEYDEFPVDIVKEMGALGLMGMPIPEEYGGAGMDYTSYMIAIHELSKVSAAVGVILSVHTSVGTNPILYFGSEAQKKKYIPKLASGEYLGAFAVSEAGAGSDVSSMKTTAVLDGDHYVLNGSKMWITSGGYADTYIVFARTDKNGTSNSMSAFIVEKDTPGFEVLAKENKMGLRGSSTTPLSFEDCRVPKENLIGREGDGFKIAMANLDAGRIGIAAQALGIAEGALEAATAYAKERKQFGKAIGHHQGLGFKLADMAAKVEAAKLLTYRAADLRTRGVPSGKEASMAKMFASDTAMQVAIEAVQVFGGYGYTKDYPVERFFRDAKVTQIYEGTNEIQRIVISKHLFK from the coding sequence ATGAACCTGCACTTTACAGATGAACAGAACATGACAAGACGCATGGTACGGCAGTTTGCGGAAGAAAAGGTAGCAAAAGCCGTCGAGCGGATGGAAGAATACGACGAATTCCCGGTCGACATCGTAAAAGAAATGGGTGCTCTTGGATTAATGGGCATGCCGATTCCTGAAGAATACGGCGGTGCCGGAATGGATTATACGTCCTACATGATCGCGATTCACGAGTTATCAAAAGTGAGTGCAGCAGTAGGGGTCATCCTTTCTGTTCATACGTCCGTCGGAACGAATCCGATTTTATATTTCGGCTCGGAAGCACAGAAGAAAAAATATATTCCAAAACTTGCCTCCGGAGAATATTTAGGGGCGTTCGCCGTTTCGGAAGCAGGAGCAGGCAGCGACGTTTCTTCAATGAAAACAACTGCCGTGCTGGACGGGGATCACTACGTGCTGAACGGCTCCAAGATGTGGATTACGAGCGGCGGCTATGCCGATACGTATATCGTTTTCGCACGTACCGATAAAAACGGAACGAGTAACAGCATGAGCGCTTTTATCGTTGAAAAAGATACTCCCGGCTTCGAAGTTCTGGCGAAAGAAAACAAAATGGGGCTCCGTGGTTCCAGTACAACACCTCTTTCTTTCGAAGACTGCCGGGTACCAAAAGAAAACCTGATCGGAAGAGAAGGCGACGGCTTTAAGATAGCCATGGCTAACCTGGATGCCGGACGCATCGGAATTGCCGCCCAGGCGCTCGGTATCGCGGAAGGGGCACTGGAAGCAGCAACTGCTTATGCAAAAGAACGCAAACAGTTTGGCAAAGCGATCGGCCATCACCAGGGTCTCGGCTTTAAGCTGGCAGATATGGCAGCAAAAGTGGAAGCGGCAAAACTGCTTACATACCGGGCGGCGGATCTGCGGACAAGAGGCGTTCCTTCCGGAAAAGAAGCCTCTATGGCCAAAATGTTCGCTTCAGATACAGCGATGCAGGTAGCAATTGAAGCGGTGCAGGTATTCGGCGGCTACGGCTATACAAAAGATTACCCTGTAGAACGCTTTTTCCGCGATGCCAAAGTCACTCAGATTTACGAAGGTACAAACGAAATCCAAAGAATCGTCATCAGCAAGCACCTTTTTAAATAG
- a CDS encoding acyl-CoA dehydrogenase: MQFQLTDEQEMIRKMVRDFSEKEVEPTAAERDEEERFDRGIFDQMAELGLTGIPWPEEYGGIGADYLSYVIAVEELSRVCASTGVTLSAHVSLAGWPVYTFGTEEQKQTFLRPMAEGKKLGAYCLSEPGSGSDAAAMKTTAVRDGDDYLLNGSKVWITNGGEADIYIVFALTEPDKKHKGCTAFIVEKEMEGFTMGKKEKKLGIRSSPTLEVIMDNVRIPQANRLGAEGEGFKIAMMTLDGGRNGIAAQAVGIAQGALDKAVDYAKERKQFGKPIGHHQGLGFKLADMATKVEASRLLTYQAAWKESAGVPYGKASAMSKLFAGDSAMEVTVEAVQVFGGYGFTKDYPVERYMRDAKITQIYEGTNEVQRLVISKMLMQD, from the coding sequence ATGCAGTTTCAACTAACAGATGAACAGGAAATGATCCGCAAAATGGTAAGAGATTTTTCAGAAAAAGAGGTAGAACCAACCGCAGCCGAAAGGGACGAAGAAGAACGTTTTGACAGGGGTATTTTCGATCAGATGGCCGAACTAGGCCTTACCGGCATCCCTTGGCCTGAAGAGTACGGCGGGATCGGAGCGGACTACCTGAGCTACGTTATAGCGGTGGAAGAACTCTCCAGGGTCTGCGCATCCACAGGTGTGACGCTGTCCGCGCACGTATCTCTGGCTGGGTGGCCCGTGTATACGTTCGGAACGGAAGAACAGAAGCAGACGTTCTTAAGACCGATGGCGGAAGGTAAGAAGCTGGGCGCCTACTGCCTGTCCGAGCCAGGTTCCGGAAGTGACGCGGCGGCGATGAAAACGACAGCCGTACGCGACGGAGATGACTACCTTCTGAACGGCTCCAAAGTATGGATCACTAACGGAGGCGAGGCAGATATTTATATTGTGTTTGCACTCACCGAGCCGGATAAAAAACATAAAGGATGTACGGCCTTCATCGTCGAAAAGGAAATGGAAGGCTTCACAATGGGTAAAAAAGAAAAGAAGCTCGGCATCCGCTCCTCTCCAACGCTGGAAGTAATTATGGACAACGTTCGAATCCCTCAGGCCAACCGTCTTGGTGCAGAAGGAGAAGGATTTAAAATTGCCATGATGACACTGGACGGCGGAAGAAACGGTATTGCAGCCCAGGCGGTCGGTATTGCCCAGGGAGCGCTTGATAAAGCAGTGGATTATGCAAAAGAACGCAAGCAGTTCGGAAAGCCGATCGGCCATCATCAGGGTCTTGGTTTCAAACTGGCTGACATGGCCACAAAAGTGGAAGCGTCACGGCTGCTTACCTACCAGGCAGCATGGAAAGAGTCTGCCGGGGTTCCTTACGGCAAAGCTTCCGCTATGTCGAAGCTGTTTGCCGGAGATTCCGCAATGGAAGTAACTGTCGAAGCGGTACAGGTATTCGGCGGCTATGGATTTACAAAAGACTACCCGGTGGAACGTTACATGCGCGATGCGAAAATTACCCAGATTTATGAAGGAACCAACGAAGTACAGCGTCTCGTTATTTCCAAAATGCTTATGCAGGACTAA